The following proteins are co-located in the Acropora palmata chromosome 11, jaAcrPala1.3, whole genome shotgun sequence genome:
- the LOC141896850 gene encoding uncharacterized protein LOC141896850 produces the protein MSSLKRKRFWNLGKKSSVYRVSGDSTENSDSVFNSLEDRNRSHDAKKRWSVKSRTNFYSLEASNVDDKPMSANSSFDETQQEITESLDSMLDEDTWSLLSADETTVKLLSSQKRGSLALDEILQQSEAENDDSGVHVDDDVRDIVAAITRQLNRDSESESDSSISGSTTGVSEAASEAASEAGDVSSDEESEEESDEEDFDVDAHVTRLIRGSDSESESDSECDGDQTNSDASVKDFQKVVRKVMNRIRRERSEDILSSEDEESETSEKGSEAENSPISEDDCSSEISEEGDDAADTSSTKSAEEPTDNERTIDPDIAELLAEGLVIYPKQGQKNGKESRTVYKYVMGDDGRIQSTKETLENEDTAPKDDSATGEADKTPPINQNHVESLASTLDKDKVKDLRWPFSTFYVKEFNYDNIGIQALPSYRSTEAVAAHPGRKRNVMLGRVWWVEWWAMQDTEQKKQPDKSQCEKQVFNDNS, from the coding sequence ATGTCGAGCCTGAAAAGGAAACGTTTTTGGAACTTGGGAAAAAAGTCAAGTGTTTACCGCGTTTCGGGTGACAGCACGGAAAATAGCGATTCAGTGTTCAACAGTTTAGAGGACCGCAATCGATCCCACGATGCTAAAAAGCGGTGGAGTGTTAAGTCTAGAACAAATTTCTACTCTCTTGAAGCCTCGAACGTCGATGACAAACCGATGTCAGCTAACAGCTCATTCGACGAGACGCAGCAAGAAATTACTGAATCGTTAGATTCCATGCTGGACGAAGATACTTGGTCGCTACTGTCAGCTGACGAAACCACGGTAAAACTCCTTTCCAGTCAGAAACGAGGATCACTCGCTTTGGATGAGATCTTACAGCAGTCAGaggctgaaaatgatgacaGCGGTGTTCACGTAGACGATGACGTGAGAGATATCGTGGCTGCAATTACAAGACAACTCAACAGAGATTCCGAGTCGGAAAGCGACAGCAGTATCTCTGGGAGCACAACGGGTGTCTCCGAAGCAGCATCCGAAGCAGCATCCGAAGCAGGAGATGTTTCTTCCGATGAAGAATCGGAAGAAGAATCAGACGAAGAAGACTTTGATGTCGATGCTCACGTCACGAGACTTATCAGAGGTAGTGATAGTGAAAGTGAGAGCGACAGCGAGTGTGATGGAGATCAAACTAACAGCGACGCTTCCGtaaaagattttcaaaaggTTGTGCGGAAAGTCATGAACAGGATCAGAAGGGAACGCTCCGAAGATATTCTCTCCTCCGAAGATGAAGAGTCGGAAACTTCGGAGAAAGGATCGGAAGCAGAAAATTCTCCGATTAGTGAAGATGATTGTTCATCAGAAATCAGCGAAGAAGGGGACGATGCAGCAGATACATCTTCGACAAAGAGCGCTGAAGAACCAACAGATAACGAACGAACCATTGATCCTGACATTGCTGAACTCTTGGCGGAAGGATTAGTAATATATCCCaagcaaggacaaaaaaaCGGGAAGGAGTCTCGCACTGTGTACAAATATGTTATGGGTGACGATGGGCGAATCCAATCAACGAAGGAGACACTTGAAAACGAAGACACTGCACCGAAGGACGATAGCGCAACAGGAGAAGCCGATAAGACGCCGCCAATAAACCAAAATCACGTGGAGAGTTTAGCGTCAACCTTAGACAAAGATAAAGTTAAAGATCTTAGATGGCCATTTTCCACCTTTTACGTTAAGGAATTTAATTATGACAACATCGGAATACAAGCATTACCATCCTACAGGTCGACAGAGGCTGTCGCGGCTCATCCtggcagaaaaagaaatgttatgCTGGGGCGAGTGTGGTGGGTAGAATGGTGGGCTATGCAGGATACTGAACAGAAAAAACAGCCCGATAAATCACAATGTGAAAAACAGGTTTTCAATGATAACAGTTGA